DNA from Clupea harengus chromosome 2, Ch_v2.0.2, whole genome shotgun sequence:
gcaaggtggttttgcatttcttttaggtagttagcttgctagttttggaacagaactccttattgctgctttaacgcACAATAAGCCAAAATGAATTCGCTACATTAAATAATCGTGAATTACTGCCCAGCTGCCAGGTATAAATGTCGACGCAAGAGTTGAAAGCGAGCTCAGTTGACTTTGCAGTTaattaatgtatgtgtgaagTGATGACTGGCCTACTGTTCATTTCATGTATATAGTGAAAACTGGACTCTTGCAGGCTTCTGTTACTCACCTTATTAAACCCCAGGGACAATGTAAGATAAGAGCGCAAAAGCAGTCTTTGAATTAAAAACGTATTTACACATAACTGGTCATCCTGCATAACCGTCTTTCGTACACATGCTGCCAGAGCTGTGTGAATCAGTGCAACCGCTGTGGTCCGACTAGAAACACACGATAAAATATACATTTCCTGGAAAAGTAGTTTTTAATGTTCACTTGACAGATAGATCACAGACAAGATCTTAATTATTCTTAACAATGAAATCATACAAAATTCCACGTTTATACTATTTTCAGTATCGATATTTCAATGTTGCTGCCACGGGAGTTTGCTTTGAAAGCCCATGTTTCCTAGTGGGAATTATTTTTGTGTTACTTAAGCGATAGTGTACAGTGTAATATACAGTGCAAGTCAGGTCACATGCACTGAACAGAATGTTTTCATTGAAGGGTCTAGTCAAGCAAAGTACTTATTCACTCGGTCATGTTGTCAAACGAGGAACATTTTGCCAACAAGCACGCTCCAGGTTAGTTCTAGGCATCGAGACAAGCTGCGACGATACAGGAGCAGCTGTCGTGAATGAGACGGGTTTGATTCTCGGGGAGTCACTGCATTCTCAAAAAGAGGTCCATCTGCAGTAAGTGCTTATTGAAGTGTCACTTATTATTTCAGTATGATGCCGTGGTAACTGTCATTCAAACTGTATTTTGATTTTTGTAGAGCAGGTGGGGTCATACCAGCTGTTGCCCAGCGACTCCACAGAGAGAACATATTCAGAGTTGTTCGGGAGGCGATAGACCGGAGTGGCGTCTCCCCAAGTGAACTTTCAGCCGTTGCAACAACTGTTAAGCCAGGTCTGTCCCTAAGCTTAGGAATTGGCTTGGAATTCAGTCTGGCCTTCGTAAAGCAGCACCAAAAACCCTTCATCCCTATCCATCACATGGAGGCCCACGCTCTCACCGTACGGATGCTGGAGCCCGTTGAATTTCCTTTTCTGGTCCTTCTCATCTCAGGGGGTCATGGCCTTTTGGCCCTGGCCAGGGACATTGATGACTTCCTTCTCTTAGGGCAATCCACAGATGAAGCACCAGGGGATATTTTAGACAAGGTAAACACTTAAGAGCTTGCATCATCATTATTAATGAggcttttgttttgtaaaataaTTGTTTTAGGTGATCTTCAATTGACAGGTAGCTCGAAGACTGCACTTAAAAAATCATCCGGAGTGTTCTACAATGAGTGGTGGACAGGCAATTGAACACTTAGCCAAGCAAGGCAACAGACGTAATTTTCTGTTGACGACACCGATGGGACAAGTCTTCGACTGCAATTTCTCTTTTGCTGGTCTACGGACCCAGGTGTCAGTGGCCATAGACAGGAAAGAAATTGATGAGGGTATGGAATAATTTTTCTCTTggaaacataaatacatacatccCCTATTGAGCATTTCTGGTACATAGCCATTTTATGATTCTATCTTCTCCCCTCTGTAGGAGTGAAGTCAGGAGAACTACTTTCATGTGTCAACGACATTGCTGctggcacacagcacacagtggcCTCCCACATCGCTAAACGCACACATCGGGCTATTCTGTTCTGCAAAGCTAGAGGCCTGTTGCCTCAACACAGTCCTACTCTGGTATGCACTCAAAACGGTCATTACATTGTTATGCCATAGTGTGATACATGTTAAGTTATGGTGGGAACTTAACAACTGTGTacgaccacacaaacacacatgtacaactCTCTATCTGTATGCAGTCATGATAAGTTGCCATCTGTTTTTTTAAACTTACTTAACTAATTTAGAACTTGGGTGCTGGAGTCATCTATCCACAGAAAATGGATTTTGTGTCTATTCATATCACCACTTAAATGGGTGTGATGTCTTAAATGTGCATGTCATGTTGATGTGCATGTATACTGTACATTCTCCTATACGGCAGTGCTATGATGTTCTTTTGTTCAaatctgtgttttgtgtaggtTGTGTCTGGAGGGGTGGCGAGTAACACATACATCAGGGAGACTCTGAAAATTGTCACAGACGCCACAGGGCTGCATTTACTCTGCCCTCCATCCAAGTTTTGCACCGACAATGGAGTCATGGTTGCATGGTGAGCACTTAAAGGAAGCTGTTAACATGCAGTTGGATGTATTGCTGGTGCTGCTCAGCTTAACTCATGGCTATCTGTTGTATAGGAATGGAATTGAAAAGCTAAGAGCGGGAAGGGGcattttgtcatatacagaggAGGTCCGCTATGAACCAAAGTAAGTTGGCAAGCTTGAACAACATTTTCACAACAGTTTTGAAGTATCAATTATTTGATCAGaaattgttttgtgtttcaggGCTCCCCTAGGTATTGACATTTCAACCCAGGTGAAGGATGCTGCAATCAGAGTCCCACCTTTAAAACTGAGAGTAAAAAACTAACAGTTATTATGTACAAATGTATTTTCCATTTTATAAGGAACAATAATACCATCTGTGTTATTTATTCAAactctcaaactcaaactcgGATTTCGATGTCATCTATCCTTATCTCCACATGGATGTGGAGATGCTTCAGTTGTGTGAGTCTTAGTTCTCATACGCATCAGTTCTATGATGTTCTTCATGGTTAAAATGTTGGTTCTCCGTGTAGCACTGAGCTGTAGCAGAGGGACTCGTCAGAGCCTGGGTCTCTCCTGCGTAGGTCGTGAACTGTGTGAAGTCCCTGCTCTGACTGTGGCTGACCTGCTCTTCGCCCTGTGGAGCTGAAGTACTGGGGCAGACCTGGTCCTCTCAAAGCAAACCTTAGAGCCCAACAGGCCGGTTGTGTCACTCAGCCGTTTAGACATGCCTTGTTGAGAGAGGAGAACCACACATATTAATTGAGGTCATTCTTATGTACTTCAATTATTAAAATAATTTTTGCACTTGGTTATTTAGGATTTTGCAATTAGTTATGTCAAATA
Protein-coding regions in this window:
- the osgepl1 gene encoding probable tRNA N6-adenosine threonylcarbamoyltransferase, mitochondrial encodes the protein MFSLKGLVKQSTYSLGHVVKRGTFCQQARSRLVLGIETSCDDTGAAVVNETGLILGESLHSQKEVHLQAGGVIPAVAQRLHRENIFRVVREAIDRSGVSPSELSAVATTVKPGLSLSLGIGLEFSLAFVKQHQKPFIPIHHMEAHALTVRMLEPVEFPFLVLLISGGHGLLALARDIDDFLLLGQSTDEAPGDILDKVARRLHLKNHPECSTMSGGQAIEHLAKQGNRRNFLLTTPMGQVFDCNFSFAGLRTQVSVAIDRKEIDEGVKSGELLSCVNDIAAGTQHTVASHIAKRTHRAILFCKARGLLPQHSPTLVVSGGVASNTYIRETLKIVTDATGLHLLCPPSKFCTDNGVMVAWNGIEKLRAGRGILSYTEEVRYEPKAPLGIDISTQVKDAAIRVPPLKLRVKN